In Brachypodium distachyon strain Bd21 chromosome 2, Brachypodium_distachyon_v3.0, whole genome shotgun sequence, one genomic interval encodes:
- the LOC100826224 gene encoding solanesyl-diphosphate synthase 2, chloroplastic, producing MLSLSSPRVYMSRKTLDLGQLASCRCSWGGRVGARQVPRRRTPCVCFVAAPSQTGHAAIDVPPGTNSSAATTMLPERVSVSSLLEVVSDDLLKLNNNLKSLVGAENPVLVSAAEQIFGAGGKRLRPALVFLVSRATAELAGLSELTTEHQRLAEIIEMIHTASLIHDDVIDDSGMRRGKETIHQLYGTRIAVLAGDFMFAQSSWFLANLENIEVIKLISQVIKDFASGEIKQASTLFDCDVTLDDYLLKSYYKTASLLASSTRSAAIFSGVSTAICEQMYEYGRNLGLSFQVVDDILDFTQSAEQLGKPAGSDLAKGNLTAPVIFALQAEPRLREIIDSEFTDTGSLSMAMELVHRSGGIRRAQELAKEKGDLALQNLQCLPRSDFRSALENMVKYNLERID from the exons ATGTTGTCTTTGAGCTCCCCGAGAGTGTACatgagcaggaagacgctggATTTGGGCCAGCTGGCCTCCTGCCGGTGCAGCTGGGGCGGCCGGGTTGGCGCGCGGCAGGTGCCCAGGCGGCGCACGCCATGTGTTTGCTTCGTGGCCGCGCCCAGCCAGACAG GACATGCTGCAATCGATGTGCCGCCAGGCACGAATTCTAGTGCGGCAACAACGATGCTCCCTGAGCGCGTTTCTGTCTCTTCACTGTTGGAGGTTGTGTCTGACGACTTGCTGAAGCTTAACAACAATCTGAAATCG CTTGTTGGTGCAGAAAATCCAGTTTTAGTTTCAGCCGCAGAACAAATTTTTGGTGCTGGTGGAAAGAGATTAAGACCAGCATTAGTTTTTCTGGTGTCCAGAGCAACTGCAGAATTAGCTGGTTTGTC GGAGCTAACTACAGAACATCAACGCTTGGCAGAGATCATAGAGATGATTCACACTGCAAGTTTGATACATGATGATGTCATAGATGATAGTGGGATGCGAAGAG GGAAAGAAACCATTCATCAGCTATATGGAACACGGATAGCCGTGCTTGCTGGCGATTTTATGTTTGCACAGTCATCTTGGTTTCTTGCAAACCTAGAAAACATTGAAGTTATAAAACTCATTAGTCAG GTGATCAAAGACTTTGCTAGTGGGGAGATAAAACAAGCATCGACTCTTTTTGACTGTGACGTCACCCTCGACGATTATCTGCTCAAGAGCTATTATAAAACAGCTTCACTGCTGGCATCGAGCACAAGGTCTGCTGCCATATTTAGCGGTGTCAGCACCGCTATCTGTGAACAAATGTATGAATACGGCAGGAATCTCGGGCTCTCGTTCCAAGTAGTTGATGATATTCTTGACTTCACCCAATCAGCTGAGCAACTTGGCAAGCCAGCAGGAAGTGACCTGGCAAAGGGAAACCTGACAGCTCCAGTCATTTTTGCTCTCCAGGCTGAACCAAGGCTAAGGGAGATAATCGACTCCGAGTTCACTGACACCGGTTCCTTGTCGATGGCGATGGAGTTAGTCCATAGGAGCGGCGGGATAAGAAGGGCTCAAGAGCTTGCGAAGGAGAAAGGCGATTTGGCTCTCCAAAATCTGCAGTGCCTCCCGAGGAGCGACTTCAGAAGCGCCCTTGAGAACATGGTGAAGTATAATCTTGAGAGGATTGACTAG
- the LOC100835396 gene encoding mitogen-activated protein kinase 9 has protein sequence MQQPQQQGQRNKSTDVDFFSEYGDANRYRIQEVIGKGSYGVVCSAMDMQTRQKVAIKKIHNIFDHVSDAARILREIKLLRLLRHPDVVEIKHIMLPPSRKDFKDIYVVFELMESDLHQVIKANDDLTKEHYQFFLYQLLRALKYIHTASVYHRDLKPKNILANSNCKLKICDFGLARVAFNDTPTTVFWTDYVATRWYRAPELCGSFFTKYTPAIDIWSIGCIFAEVLTGKPLFPGKNVVHQLDLMTDLLGTPSMDTISRVRNEKARRYLSSMRKKDPVPFSKKFPNADPLGLKLLEKLLAFDPKDRPTAEEALTDPYFKSLSKPDREPSCQPIRKVEFDFEHRRMSKDDIRELIFQEILEYHPQLLKNYIDGTEKTTFLYPSAVDQFKKQFSHLEESDGSGPVVPTERKHASLPRSTTVHSTPIPAKEQPLVASSRGRPIANEPCKPWAPGNVPGASQTAHVAQAGRAVGVGSVPPYESGSGKYPYDATSRPAVSSGYPPQQKIPQTYGYHHHHQTPGAGQSSQAMGGYACGYTKGTTPPPAAAQDMRASPYHHRSAGTKNDPLNRLAAESDIYTRSLNGIVAAAASAGTGAHRKVGAVPFGMSGMY, from the exons atgcagcagccgcagcagcaagGGCAGCGGAACAAG AGTACAGATGTGGACTTTTTCTCGGAGTATGGTGATGCGAATCGGTACAGGATCCAAGAAGTCATTGGCAAGGGAAGCTATGGGGTTGTATGCTCTGCCATGGATATGCAGACTAGGCAGAAAGTGGCGATCAAGAAGATACACAATATCTTTGATCATGTCTCCGATGCCGCACGGATCCTCCGTGAGATCAAGCTTCTGAGGCTCTTAAGACATCCTGACGTTGTCGAGATCAAGCACATTATGTTACCCCCCTCGAGAAAGGACTTCAAAGATATTTATGTTGTTTTTGAGCTTATGGAGTCCGATCTCCACCAAGTTATAAAGGCTAATGATGACTTGACAAAAGAGCATTACCAGTTCTTTCTCTACCAACTACTCCGAGCCCTCAAATACATTCATACTG CTAGTGTTTATCACCGTGACCTGAAACCAAAGAACATTTTAGCTAATTCTAACTGCAAACTGAAGATATGTGATTTTGGACTAGCACGAGTTGCATTCAACGATACCCCGACAACTGTCTTCTGGACG GATTATGTCGCAACAAGATGGTATAGAGCTCCAGAGCTCTGTGGATCCTTTTTCACGAAG TATACACCTGCCATTGACATTTGGAGCATCGGCTGCATTTTTGCTGAGGTGCTGACAGGAAAGCCTTTGTTTCCTGGTAAAAATGTTGTCCATCAGTTAGACTTAATGACTGATCTTCTAGGCACACCTTCGATGGATACAATTTCGCGG GTCCGTAATGAGAAGGCAAGAAGGTACTTGAGTAGTATGAGAAAGAAAGACCCTGTTCCATTTTCTAAGAAGTTTCCCAATGCAGATCCTCTGGGACTGAAACTCTTGGAAAAGCTATTAGCCTTTGATCCGAAGGACCGTCCAACTGCAGAAGAG gcATTGACTGATCCATACTTTAAAAGCCTTTCCAAGCCCGATAGAGAACCATCCTGTCAGCCAATCAGAAAAGTGGAGTTTGACTTTGAGCATAGAAGAATGTCGAAGGATGATATAAGGGAGCTGATATTCCAGGAGATATTGGAATATCATCCGCAATTGCTGAAGAACTACATAGACGGCACAGAGAAGACAACCTTTCTCTACCCAAG TGCTGTTGATCAATTTAAGAAGCAGTTTTCTCATCTTGAAGAAAGCGATGGCAGCGGCCCTGTAGTTCCAACAGAGAGAAAACATGCATCCCTTCCTAG GTCCACTACTGTTCACTCAACTCCAATTCCTGCCAAGGAACAACCTCTTGTAGCCTCATCGAGGGGTAGACCAATTGCCAATGAGCCTTGTAAACCGTGGGCTCCTGGTAACGTCCCCGGTGCTTCTCAGACAGCACACGTGGCACAAGCAG GAAGAGCTGTTGGTGTTGGGTCAGTACCGCCTTATGAAAGTGGAAGCGGCAAATACCCTTATGATGCAACAAGCAGGCCAGCGGTGAGTTCAGGGTATCCTCCCCAGCAAAAGATCCCACAAACATATGgctatcatcatcatcatcaaacgCCTGGTGCTGGGCAATCTTCACAGGCCATGGGGGGCTATGCTTGTGGATACACCAAAGGGACCACTCCtccccctgctgctgctcaggACATGAGAGCATCCCCCTATCACCATCGTTCAGCAGGGACGAAGAATGACCCGTTGAACAGACTAGCAGCGGAGAGCGACATATACACGAGATCCCTCAACGGGATTGTCGCTGCCGCGGCATCAGCGGGCACGGGTGCTCACAGGAAGGTTGGTGCCGTGCCCTTTGGTATGTCAGGGATGTACTAG